From Salipiger profundus, a single genomic window includes:
- a CDS encoding ABC transporter permease — translation MTDLTRNLSQGRIVTLVAIALLVVFAATLPGFATADNILSLLQSVSIIGILGLGLSITIIGRGIDLSIIAVAVMPVAWAFVMIGDGTPVPVAVGLAIATAALVGLLNGWLIAYVEVPAIFTTLATGIVTFGLIQYFAVSNDLIPIPEAMTGLAALVRGTTFGVPNAVLAFLAVAAVVALFLRLLVQGRFVYAIGDNPMAARITGIAVRPSILLQYVLSALIALLAGFFLATTVDGANTRIFQSTMVYDVILVVVLGGVGLAGGKGGVANVLVGTAVIGILGNGLTIMNVDFYTQNLVKASILLVAIVIDSLLNPRDEQTAQQGDI, via the coding sequence GTGACCGATCTTACCCGCAACCTGTCGCAAGGCAGGATCGTTACCCTTGTGGCCATCGCGCTTCTGGTGGTTTTCGCCGCCACGCTTCCCGGCTTCGCCACTGCCGACAACATCCTGTCGCTGCTGCAGTCCGTGTCGATCATCGGCATTCTCGGGCTGGGCCTGTCCATCACGATCATCGGGCGCGGAATCGACCTGTCGATCATCGCGGTGGCCGTGATGCCGGTGGCCTGGGCCTTCGTGATGATCGGCGACGGCACACCGGTGCCTGTCGCGGTCGGGCTCGCCATCGCGACCGCCGCGCTGGTCGGTCTGCTGAACGGCTGGCTCATCGCCTACGTCGAGGTCCCCGCGATCTTCACGACGCTGGCGACCGGCATCGTTACCTTCGGCCTGATCCAGTATTTCGCGGTCAGCAACGACCTCATCCCCATTCCCGAGGCGATGACAGGCCTTGCCGCCCTCGTGCGCGGCACGACCTTCGGTGTTCCGAACGCGGTGCTGGCCTTCCTGGCCGTGGCCGCCGTCGTGGCGCTGTTCCTGCGTCTGCTCGTGCAGGGGCGCTTCGTCTACGCCATCGGCGACAACCCGATGGCCGCGCGGATCACCGGCATCGCGGTGCGCCCCAGCATCCTGCTGCAATACGTGCTGTCGGCGCTCATCGCGCTGCTGGCCGGCTTCTTCCTGGCGACCACCGTCGACGGGGCGAACACCCGGATCTTCCAGTCGACCATGGTCTACGACGTGATCCTCGTCGTGGTGCTCGGGGGTGTCGGGCTTGCCGGTGGCAAGGGCGGCGTCGCCAACGTCCTGGTCGGCACCGCGGTGATCGGCATTCTCGGCAACGGGCTGACCATCATGAACGTCGACTTCTACACGCAGAACCTGGTCAAGGCGTCGATCCTGCTGGTGGCGATCGTCATAGACAGCCTGCTCAACCCCCGCGACGAGCAGACCGCCCAGCAGGGCGACATCTAG
- a CDS encoding sugar ABC transporter substrate-binding protein: MQFKGALTAALIAALPATAIAQDRIGDGKPWQDYYAAMEGKTVAFVPMALSFDLAQLYDGAMRSYAEEMGFEYLVRDPNWSVEGAVQVAEQFVSEKPDIMVIHPLDDKAFMRVVRKAQKEGIYVIFMNLRSGAGTDFMGGDAFIGPDFDAFGRKKAALAAEFCADSEEKKVIIVQASATNSVGITETNGTLAEFKENHPDIEVVAMQSAEADPAKAKAIVSTALKQNPGVCAVIDQWEGQAIGIPPALEEAGLKDQVKVITSGGGSRTNACNNVENGNYAAYISYNAGHQSYMLKGLIAEVLQKQPEPGSEQFSIYNDFVTITADNMSPNACWDLDFYTRPLN, from the coding sequence ATGCAATTCAAAGGCGCCCTGACAGCCGCGCTCATCGCGGCCCTGCCGGCCACCGCCATCGCGCAGGACCGCATCGGCGACGGCAAGCCATGGCAAGACTACTACGCTGCGATGGAGGGCAAGACGGTTGCCTTCGTGCCCATGGCGCTGAGCTTCGATCTCGCGCAACTCTACGACGGTGCGATGCGCAGCTACGCCGAGGAGATGGGCTTCGAGTATCTCGTGCGCGATCCCAACTGGAGCGTCGAGGGAGCGGTCCAGGTGGCCGAGCAGTTCGTCTCGGAAAAGCCCGACATCATGGTCATCCATCCGCTCGACGACAAGGCCTTCATGCGGGTCGTGCGCAAGGCGCAGAAAGAGGGCATCTACGTCATCTTCATGAACCTGAGGTCGGGCGCCGGCACCGATTTCATGGGCGGTGACGCCTTCATCGGTCCAGACTTCGACGCCTTCGGCCGTAAGAAGGCGGCGCTCGCCGCCGAGTTCTGCGCCGACAGCGAAGAGAAGAAGGTCATCATCGTGCAGGCCTCGGCCACCAACTCGGTCGGCATCACCGAGACGAACGGCACCCTTGCCGAGTTCAAGGAGAACCACCCCGACATCGAGGTCGTCGCCATGCAATCGGCCGAGGCGGATCCGGCCAAGGCCAAGGCCATCGTGTCCACCGCGCTCAAGCAGAACCCCGGTGTCTGCGCGGTGATCGACCAGTGGGAAGGTCAGGCCATCGGCATTCCGCCCGCGCTGGAAGAGGCCGGCCTGAAGGATCAGGTCAAGGTCATCACCTCGGGCGGCGGAAGCCGCACGAACGCGTGCAACAACGTCGAGAACGGCAATTACGCCGCATACATCAGCTACAACGCCGGGCACCAGAGCTACATGCTCAAGGGGCTGATCGCGGAGGTCCTGCAGAAGCAGCCCGAACCCGGCTCCGAGCAGTTCTCGATCTACAACGACTTCGTGACCATCACGGCGGACAACATGTCGCCCAACGCCTGCTGGGATCTCGACTTCTACACCCGCCCGTTGAACTGA
- a CDS encoding ABC transporter permease codes for MADTSTDAGLAPRRRPGLTTRLRYRLIPDHLLGEILAKPWIDTAIPAIILAITIAVFAALTPDFYSASNLGNLGRVLGEYLIIALGQAVVILAGGIDLSIGSIFALCNFVGIFLVFTAKLHVLLALPLVIAIGGLIGAFNGYLIGYLRLRAFLTTLVTLIIVRSITDILVVRYGSSLITDFDINGIDLFDWFADGSVFGLASSALVALGLAVIFHVVLSRTRFGWHVAAVGGSRRSAFNAGIKVRRTVFLTYVISGATTGAAAFFYVTRLSATGSSTGVGLEMIIITSVILGGISLGGGRGSILKAVLGTLVVVIITFSLLRLGLASGGSSVVLGAILLLAVVIDIRWNKNRHKLLNRTYASPTLLEMPPMPDIAEGSSSPYARRNRLDDVEVIGKGVLDGPEDIIIDDEGNLFAGTRKGEIYRFFGPDFKEFEVFAHTGGRPFGITVDRDGSILCCVAGAGLYRITKDREIIALSTQTQRSLTSIKDDSRVRMADDLDVAPDGRIFYTDPIGRYDASEWLSDALEGRGTGRLLCFDPADGSTKTLQKGLLFANGVCLTHDGQAMLVAETWGAKIGKYWIAGPKKGTWEPFITDLPGYPDNINRASDGTYWVALVGMRSKAFDLALEMPGFRKRMIRRVAPDNWLFPNTGTGCILKFDEQGNTIESYWDRPDGAWPQITSMCEHKGRLFLGGVINDRVGVLTLETADPDWTQYESYWGGKA; via the coding sequence ATGGCCGATACCAGTACCGACGCGGGGCTTGCTCCGCGCCGCAGGCCCGGCCTTACCACGCGCCTGCGCTACCGTCTCATTCCCGACCACCTGCTGGGCGAGATCCTCGCCAAGCCGTGGATCGACACCGCCATCCCGGCGATCATCCTGGCGATCACCATCGCGGTCTTCGCGGCGCTGACGCCGGACTTCTACAGCGCCAGCAACCTCGGCAACCTCGGCCGCGTGCTGGGCGAATACCTGATCATCGCGCTGGGACAGGCGGTGGTGATCCTGGCCGGCGGCATCGACCTGTCGATCGGCTCGATCTTCGCGCTGTGCAATTTCGTCGGCATCTTCCTCGTCTTCACCGCCAAGCTGCACGTGCTGCTGGCACTGCCGCTGGTGATCGCGATCGGCGGGCTGATCGGGGCGTTCAACGGCTACCTCATCGGCTACCTGCGGCTGCGGGCATTCCTGACCACGCTGGTGACGCTTATCATCGTGCGTTCGATCACCGACATCCTCGTGGTGCGCTACGGCTCGAGCCTCATCACCGATTTCGACATCAACGGCATCGACCTCTTCGACTGGTTCGCGGACGGCAGCGTGTTCGGCCTGGCCTCATCCGCGCTGGTGGCGCTCGGACTGGCGGTGATCTTCCACGTGGTGCTGAGCCGCACCCGCTTCGGCTGGCATGTCGCCGCGGTGGGCGGTTCGCGCCGCTCGGCCTTCAATGCCGGGATCAAGGTGCGCCGGACGGTCTTTCTCACCTACGTGATCTCGGGCGCGACGACCGGGGCGGCGGCGTTCTTCTACGTCACCCGCCTGTCGGCGACCGGCTCGAGCACCGGTGTCGGGCTTGAGATGATCATCATCACCAGCGTGATCCTCGGCGGCATCAGCCTCGGCGGCGGCCGCGGCTCCATCCTCAAGGCGGTGCTGGGCACGCTCGTCGTGGTCATCATCACCTTCAGCCTGCTGCGGTTGGGCCTGGCCTCGGGCGGAAGCTCGGTGGTGTTGGGTGCGATCCTGCTGCTGGCGGTGGTCATCGACATCCGCTGGAACAAGAACCGCCACAAGCTGCTCAACCGCACCTATGCCTCGCCGACGCTGCTCGAGATGCCGCCGATGCCCGACATCGCCGAGGGCTCGTCTTCCCCCTATGCGCGACGCAACCGGCTGGACGACGTCGAGGTGATCGGCAAGGGCGTTCTCGACGGTCCGGAAGACATCATCATCGACGACGAGGGCAACCTTTTCGCCGGCACGAGAAAGGGCGAGATCTATCGCTTCTTCGGACCTGATTTCAAGGAGTTCGAGGTCTTTGCTCACACCGGCGGACGGCCCTTCGGCATCACCGTGGACCGTGACGGCTCGATCCTCTGCTGCGTTGCCGGTGCAGGGCTCTACCGCATCACCAAGGACCGCGAGATCATCGCGCTTTCGACCCAGACGCAGCGCTCGCTGACCTCGATCAAGGATGACAGCCGGGTGCGCATGGCCGACGATCTCGACGTCGCGCCGGACGGGCGGATCTTCTACACCGATCCCATCGGCCGCTACGATGCCTCGGAATGGCTTTCGGATGCGCTCGAGGGGCGCGGCACCGGACGACTGCTGTGCTTCGATCCCGCCGACGGCTCGACGAAAACCCTGCAAAAGGGGCTGCTCTTCGCCAACGGCGTCTGCCTCACCCACGACGGGCAGGCGATGCTCGTCGCCGAGACCTGGGGCGCGAAGATCGGCAAGTACTGGATCGCCGGACCGAAGAAGGGCACCTGGGAGCCGTTCATCACCGATCTGCCGGGCTACCCCGACAACATCAACCGCGCGTCGGACGGCACCTATTGGGTGGCGCTGGTCGGCATGCGCTCGAAGGCGTTCGACCTGGCCCTCGAGATGCCGGGGTTCCGCAAGCGCATGATCCGTCGGGTGGCGCCGGACAACTGGCTGTTCCCGAACACCGGCACCGGCTGCATCCTGAAGTTCGACGAGCAGGGCAACACCATCGAGAGCTACTGGGACCGCCCCGACGGCGCTTGGCCGCAGATCACCTCGATGTGCGAGCACAAGGGCCGGCTGTTCCTCGGTGGGGTCATCAACGACAGGGTTGGCGTGTTGACGCTCGAGACCGCCGACCCCGACTGGACGCAATACGAGTCTTACTGGGGAGGCAAGGCATGA
- a CDS encoding sugar ABC transporter ATP-binding protein, which produces MTRSEAMTEQLNRPPAETVLEMRGVTKSYHGAIAVNEVDFTLRRGEVHALLGENGAGKSTLTKMMSGVTAPTSGEVLLDGAPYSAETPAEAREHGVVMVFQETSLVNSMTVAQNLYLGDEKAFNRLRPLYISAQVFLSSLNFEVDPWALAGTLGAAKKQMVEIARAVHHEARIIIFDEPTTALTPEEKEHFFALVRRLKAKGVSIIFISHALEEALEIADRITILRDGSHVITDDTHAFDRESIVRHMVGRDLSAQIYSGGTRTPRPRGPLRLSVENLSMGKAVRNNSFSVFAGQVTGLFGLIGSGRTETAKIVSGVLKRNTFHGGTVRLDGKAVRYRVPRQAMKDGVLYVTEDRKVEGFFETMSIRDNLVMGRLAQRGGPLVLNSAEARALYDDWKKRLNIKALSDESKVVELSGGNQQKVVIAKSLVQEPRLIIFDEPTRGVDVGAIAEIHEMINGLAEAGLAVVVISSYLPEVRSLSDRILVMRTGRVVAEFDPDASEDEIMFASVH; this is translated from the coding sequence ATGACCCGAAGCGAGGCCATGACCGAGCAGCTCAACCGCCCCCCCGCCGAGACCGTCCTGGAAATGCGCGGGGTCACGAAGAGCTACCACGGTGCGATCGCGGTCAACGAGGTCGATTTCACCCTTCGGCGAGGCGAGGTGCACGCGCTGCTCGGCGAGAACGGCGCCGGCAAGTCCACCCTCACGAAGATGATGAGCGGCGTCACCGCGCCGACCTCGGGCGAGGTGCTGCTCGACGGCGCGCCCTATTCCGCAGAGACCCCCGCCGAGGCACGCGAGCATGGCGTGGTCATGGTGTTCCAGGAAACCAGCCTCGTGAACTCGATGACGGTGGCACAGAACCTCTATCTGGGCGACGAGAAGGCGTTCAACCGGTTGCGGCCGCTGTATATTTCCGCGCAGGTCTTTCTCAGCTCGCTGAATTTCGAGGTGGATCCATGGGCGCTTGCCGGCACCCTCGGGGCCGCCAAGAAGCAGATGGTGGAGATCGCGCGGGCCGTTCACCACGAGGCCCGCATCATCATCTTCGACGAGCCCACGACCGCGCTCACGCCGGAGGAGAAGGAACATTTCTTCGCGCTCGTGCGGCGTCTGAAGGCGAAGGGCGTCTCCATCATCTTCATCTCGCATGCGCTTGAAGAGGCGCTGGAGATCGCCGACCGCATCACCATCCTGCGCGACGGCAGCCACGTCATCACCGACGACACCCATGCCTTCGACCGCGAGAGCATCGTGCGCCACATGGTGGGACGCGACCTGTCGGCACAGATCTACTCGGGCGGCACCCGCACGCCGCGCCCGCGCGGGCCGCTACGTCTGAGCGTCGAGAACCTGTCGATGGGCAAGGCCGTCCGAAACAACAGCTTCTCGGTCTTTGCCGGCCAGGTCACCGGGCTCTTCGGGCTGATCGGCTCGGGCCGGACCGAGACCGCAAAGATCGTGTCGGGTGTGCTCAAGCGCAACACCTTCCATGGCGGCACGGTCCGTCTTGACGGCAAGGCTGTGCGCTACCGGGTGCCGCGTCAGGCGATGAAGGACGGGGTGCTCTACGTCACCGAGGACCGCAAGGTCGAGGGCTTCTTCGAGACCATGTCGATCCGCGACAACCTCGTGATGGGACGCCTGGCGCAGCGCGGCGGACCACTGGTGCTGAACAGCGCCGAGGCGCGCGCGCTCTATGATGACTGGAAGAAACGTCTGAACATCAAGGCCCTGTCCGACGAATCCAAGGTTGTCGAACTTTCGGGCGGCAACCAGCAGAAGGTCGTGATCGCCAAGAGCCTCGTGCAGGAGCCGCGGCTCATCATCTTCGATGAGCCGACACGCGGGGTCGACGTGGGCGCCATTGCCGAGATTCACGAGATGATCAACGGGCTCGCCGAAGCCGGTCTCGCGGTGGTGGTGATCTCTTCCTACCTGCCCGAGGTGCGCAGCCTGTCGGACCGCATCCTCGTGATGCGCACCGGCCGTGTCGTGGCCGAGTTCGACCCGGATGCATCGGAGGACGAGATCATGTTCGCCTCGGTCCACTAG
- a CDS encoding TRAP transporter small permease codes for MEDDDGHGKLHLLHILFGLPLLLMMAHVCLDVLLRQVFGIILPGTLEIVSFHYMVIAVFLPLALVELWRKSVAVDIVYLMLPRRAQLVLIALVLATTAAVYLGLAWRTWGDAMGAMRRGDFLMGGRLEVPTWQSRFALPLGFGSAGLVALWQLWGVLSGRDRDSWTQQGANTSAEVE; via the coding sequence ATGGAAGACGACGACGGCCACGGCAAGCTGCACCTGCTGCACATCCTGTTCGGGTTGCCACTGCTGCTGATGATGGCGCACGTCTGCCTCGACGTTCTGCTGCGCCAGGTCTTCGGGATCATCCTGCCCGGCACGCTCGAGATCGTATCGTTCCACTACATGGTGATCGCCGTTTTCCTGCCGCTGGCGCTGGTCGAGCTCTGGCGCAAGTCGGTGGCGGTCGACATCGTCTACCTGATGCTGCCGCGACGGGCGCAGCTGGTGCTCATCGCGCTGGTGCTGGCAACCACTGCGGCGGTCTACCTCGGTCTTGCCTGGCGCACCTGGGGCGACGCCATGGGCGCGATGCGGCGCGGAGATTTCCTGATGGGGGGGCGCCTCGAGGTGCCGACCTGGCAGTCGCGCTTCGCACTGCCGCTGGGCTTCGGCTCGGCCGGGCTGGTCGCACTGTGGCAGCTCTGGGGCGTGCTCTCCGGACGTGACCGCGACAGCTGGACCCAGCAGGGCGCCAACACCAGCGCGGAGGTCGAATGA
- a CDS encoding TRAP transporter large permease, which translates to MDKVDIGLLSLVATLVLLALRLPIGIALALVSFVGIAAITSVGAAWGIVSTIPYSFVATWEFSAVPMFLLMGYLAARTDMTGGLFQAMRILLARVPGSLASASVGASALFAAASGSSLATSAALSKIAVPEMLRAGYDKGLATGTIAASGTLGSLIPPSILLVIYGLFTSTPIGPLFMAGFIPGALTAFAFVAMIMLRVWRNPSIAPKLQTQFTRAEKISALLDIWPLPTLIVGVLGGIFFGVITPTEAGAVGTALVILISILRRQFSLKMLAQAAADAAVATSVMFVIAVGASMFVRLMAFSQLPGFAADVILGISDNPFVVILLISLIFVFLGMFVDAVGIMLLVLPVIMPLLDQLDINMIWFGIITIKLLEIGLITPPVGLNVYVVRTALGNLVSLPTIFRGAAWFMLTDLVVLLILVAFPVITLWLPGVMAH; encoded by the coding sequence ATGGACAAGGTTGATATCGGTCTTCTGAGCCTCGTCGCCACGCTGGTGCTGCTGGCCCTTCGCCTGCCCATCGGCATCGCTCTGGCGCTGGTCTCCTTCGTGGGCATCGCCGCGATCACCTCTGTCGGAGCGGCCTGGGGCATCGTCAGCACCATCCCCTACAGCTTCGTCGCGACGTGGGAGTTCAGCGCCGTCCCGATGTTCCTGCTGATGGGCTATCTCGCCGCGCGCACCGACATGACCGGCGGCCTGTTCCAGGCCATGCGCATCCTGCTGGCCCGGGTGCCGGGCAGCCTTGCCTCGGCGTCCGTGGGCGCGAGCGCCCTCTTCGCCGCGGCGTCCGGCTCGTCGCTGGCAACCTCGGCGGCGCTGTCGAAGATCGCCGTGCCCGAGATGCTGCGCGCGGGCTACGACAAGGGGCTTGCCACCGGCACCATCGCCGCCTCGGGCACGCTGGGCTCGCTGATCCCGCCGTCGATCCTGCTGGTGATCTACGGGCTGTTCACCTCGACCCCGATCGGCCCGCTGTTCATGGCGGGCTTCATCCCCGGCGCGCTGACCGCCTTCGCCTTCGTCGCGATGATCATGCTGCGGGTCTGGCGCAATCCGTCGATCGCCCCGAAGCTGCAGACGCAGTTCACCCGCGCCGAGAAGATTTCCGCACTGCTCGACATCTGGCCGTTGCCGACCCTGATCGTCGGGGTGCTGGGCGGCATATTCTTCGGTGTCATCACCCCGACGGAAGCCGGTGCCGTCGGAACCGCGCTGGTGATCCTCATCTCCATCCTGCGGCGGCAATTCTCGCTGAAGATGCTGGCACAGGCGGCGGCGGATGCAGCGGTCGCCACCTCGGTGATGTTCGTCATCGCGGTCGGCGCATCCATGTTCGTCCGGCTCATGGCCTTCAGCCAGCTGCCCGGCTTCGCCGCCGACGTCATCCTCGGCATCAGCGACAACCCCTTCGTGGTCATCCTGCTGATCTCGCTGATCTTCGTGTTCCTGGGGATGTTCGTCGACGCGGTGGGGATCATGCTGCTGGTGCTGCCGGTCATCATGCCGCTGCTCGACCAGCTCGACATCAACATGATCTGGTTCGGCATCATCACCATCAAGCTGCTCGAGATCGGGCTAATCACACCGCCGGTGGGGCTCAACGTCTACGTGGTGCGCACCGCGCTCGGGAACCTCGTGAGCCTGCCGACGATCTTCCGGGGCGCCGCCTGGTTCATGCTGACCGATCTCGTGGTCCTGCTGATCCTCGTGGCCTTCCCCGTCATCACGCTTTGGCTGCCGGGCGTGATGGCGCACTGA